A DNA window from Candidatus Saccharimonadales bacterium contains the following coding sequences:
- a CDS encoding YajQ family cyclic di-GMP-binding protein — MPSFSFDIVSDFDKAELNNVFSQTEREIGTRYDFKGTPASIEWLGDKTGFKIIGAGQWQLDAVLDIIRKKLASRDQSAKVLDLTKTPVDSNLKSTWEVPFKQGLSQDNAKLITSEIRTNLPKLKTQIQGDMVRVTGTSKDDLQNAMSLLRSKDFDFSLSFINYR; from the coding sequence ATGCCAAGTTTTTCATTTGATATTGTATCGGATTTTGATAAAGCCGAATTAAATAACGTTTTTTCACAAACAGAACGAGAAATCGGGACACGATACGATTTTAAAGGAACACCAGCTTCTATAGAGTGGCTTGGTGACAAGACAGGATTTAAAATTATCGGAGCAGGGCAATGGCAACTTGATGCGGTGCTTGACATTATCCGCAAAAAACTTGCAAGTCGAGATCAAAGTGCGAAAGTACTCGATCTTACAAAAACACCAGTTGATAGCAATCTTAAATCAACATGGGAAGTCCCATTTAAACAGGGTCTTAGTCAAGATAATGCAAAACTTATCACAAGTGAGATACGAACAAATCTTCCAAAGCTTAAAACTCAAATCCAAGGCGATATGGTTCGAGTAACTGGCACGAGTAAAGATGATCTTCAAAATGCTATGTCCCTATTACGGTCAAAGGATTTTGATTTTTCGCTATCATTCATTAATTATCGTTAA
- a CDS encoding phosphatase PAP2 family protein: protein MKQLLHQFDHVVSGYIATLPTWLKTPFLLMSFIGQPIVTISIGLIIAAFAIFRFNQRLLIASIVALSTMGINTIIKYTFERDRPATEYVSHMVIKSYSFPSGHTAGSTVIFGLLAYLAFQLLPQPLNVIVSALLALLIIGIGVSRVYLGAHFPSDVIFGWILGLVGLSIIIYIVAPTI from the coding sequence ATGAAACAACTGCTTCATCAATTCGACCACGTTGTTAGTGGCTACATCGCAACATTACCGACCTGGCTCAAGACCCCTTTTCTTCTAATGTCATTTATCGGTCAGCCGATTGTAACAATTTCAATTGGTTTAATCATTGCTGCATTTGCAATTTTTCGATTCAATCAAAGACTATTAATTGCGAGTATAGTTGCGCTATCAACGATGGGGATAAATACGATTATTAAATATACATTTGAGCGTGATCGTCCTGCTACAGAATATGTTTCACATATGGTTATAAAAAGTTATAGTTTTCCAAGTGGACATACGGCAGGATCGACTGTGATCTTTGGTTTATTGGCGTATCTGGCGTTCCAGTTGTTACCGCAACCACTCAACGTCATTGTCTCTGCGCTTTTAGCGTTACTTATTATTGGAATTGGAGTGTCTCGCGTTTACTTAGGTGCTCATTTCCCCAGTGATGTTATATTCGGCTGGATACTCGGGCTTGTTGGTCTTAGTATTATTATCTATATTGTAGCGCCAACAATATGA
- a CDS encoding diacylglycerol kinase family protein: protein MNIVLVYNPKSGTSLSAKELRIKCESNGIKIIKLIPLSHKIEHQLKPYIEAGLTIAAIGGDGTISSIAGIVAGTKATFAPLPGGTLNHFTKDLGIPREIDKALARLAHAKLSVVDVGSVNNKVFINNVSFGIYPASLKVREEYESRIGKWPAAIVGTISAFIRFHRYNIVLDGRRIKTPFVFVGNNLYDMTDMGVTTRKSLVSGELGVVVVRAASRIHVVMIGIRVILGTAHLLKEFEVFTTKTMTIEAKRKSIHVSHDGEVSKMHLPLTFEIRSKSLRILK from the coding sequence ATGAATATAGTCCTTGTTTACAATCCAAAATCTGGGACGAGCTTAAGTGCCAAAGAGCTACGTATAAAGTGTGAGAGTAACGGTATTAAAATTATTAAGCTAATTCCGCTTAGCCATAAGATAGAGCATCAGCTTAAGCCGTATATAGAAGCTGGTCTAACAATCGCTGCCATCGGTGGAGATGGCACTATAAGCAGTATTGCAGGTATAGTTGCGGGTACGAAAGCGACATTCGCCCCTCTTCCTGGTGGAACGCTCAATCACTTCACAAAAGATCTCGGTATACCACGAGAGATCGATAAAGCGCTTGCCCGTTTAGCACATGCAAAATTGTCGGTAGTTGATGTTGGATCGGTGAATAATAAGGTATTCATTAATAATGTAAGCTTTGGAATCTACCCTGCATCACTAAAAGTACGAGAGGAATATGAATCCAGGATTGGGAAATGGCCAGCTGCAATCGTCGGTACTATATCAGCATTCATAAGATTTCACAGATACAATATTGTACTAGACGGTCGTAGGATCAAAACTCCATTTGTATTTGTCGGTAATAATCTCTATGACATGACAGATATGGGCGTTACAACACGAAAGAGTCTTGTGAGTGGTGAGCTAGGTGTTGTTGTTGTGCGAGCTGCATCGCGCATTCATGTCGTAATGATAGGTATTCGCGTTATTTTAGGTACCGCACATCTCCTTAAAGAATTTGAAGTCTTCACGACCAAAACCATGACAATTGAGGCAAAGCGAAAGTCAATACACGTATCTCACGATGGAGAAGTGAGTAAAATGCATCTTCCTCTTACATTTGAAATTCGTTCGAAATC